Proteins found in one Orcinus orca chromosome 11, mOrcOrc1.1, whole genome shotgun sequence genomic segment:
- the ANKRD52 gene encoding serine/threonine-protein phosphatase 6 regulatory ankyrin repeat subunit C isoform X4: MGILSITDQPPLVQAIFSRDVEEVRSLLSQKENINVLDQERRTPLHAAAYVGDVPILQLLLMSGANVNAKDTLWLTPLHRAAASRNEKVLGLLLAHSADVNARDKLWQTPLHVAAANRATKCAEALAPLLSSLNVADRSGRSALHHAVHSGHLETVNLLLSKGASLNVCDKKERQPLHWAAFLGHLEVLKLLVARGADLGCKDRKGYGLLHTAAASGQIEVVKYLLRMGAEIDEPNAFGNTALHIACYLGQDAVAIELVNAGANVNQPNDKGFTPLHVAAVSTNGALCLELLVNNGADVNYQSKEGKSPLHMAAIHGRFTRSQILIQNGSEIDCADKFGNTPLHVAARYGHELLISTLMTNGADTARRGIHDMFPLHLAVLFGFSDCCRKLLSSGQLYSIVSSLSNEHVLSAGFDINTPDNLGRTCLHAAASGGNVECLNLLLSSGADLRRRDKFGRTPLHYAAANGSYQCAVTLVTAGAGVNEADCKGCSPLHYAAASDTYRRAEPHSSSSHDAEEDEPLKESRRKEAFFCLEFLLDNGADPSLRDRQGYTAVHYAAAYGNRQNLELAYNGHCEALKTLAETLVNLDVRDHKGRTALFLATERGSTECVEVLTAHGASALIKERKRKWTPLHAAAASGHTDSLHLLIDSGERADITDVMDAYGQTPLMLAIMNGHVDCVHLLLEKGSTADAADLRGRTALHRGAVTGCEDCLAALLDHDAFVLCRDFKGRTPIHLASACGHTAVLRTLLQAALSTDPLDTGVDYSGYSPMHWASYTGHEDCLELLLEHSPFSYLEGNPFTPLHCAVINNQDSTTEMLLGALGAKIVNSRDAKGRTPLHAAAFADNVSGLRMLLQHQAEVNATDHTGRTALMTAAENGQTAAVEFLLYRGKADLTVLDENKNTALHLACSKVPPAVQGHEKCALMILAETQDLGLINATNSALQMPLHIAARNGLASVVQALLSRGATVLAVDEEGHTPALACAPNKDVADCLALILSTMKPFPPKDAVSPFSFSLLKNCGIAAAKTMDASCTLQAPPPHTCFEPSSCHILVFYAVLVQVQLS, from the exons ATGGGGATCCTCAGCATCACGGACCAG CCGCCCCTGGTCCAGGCCATCTTTAGCCGAGATGTGGAGGAAGTGCGTTCCCTCCTCTCGCAGAAGGAGAACATCAATGTGCTG GACCAAGAGAGGCGAACCCCACTTCATGCTGCTGCCTACGTAGGCGATGTCCCCATCCTCCAGTTGCTACTGATGTCAG GTGCTAACGTCAATGCTAAGGACACACTGTGGCTGACCCCTCTTCATCGTGCTGCTGCCTCCCGAAATGAG AAGGTGCTGGGATTGCTGCTGGCACATTCAGCAGATGTGAACGCCCGGGACAAGCTGTGGCAGACACCATTGCATGTGGCCGCTGCCAACCGGGCCACCAAGTGTGCTGAGGCTCTGGCACCATTATTGAGCAGCCTCAACGTGGCTGACAGGAGCGGGCGCAGTGCCCTGCACCACGCAGTGCATAGTGGGCATCTGGAG ACGGTGAACCTGCTCCTCAGTAAGGGAGCCAGCCTGAATGTCTGTGACAAAAAGGAGCGGCAGCCTCTGCACTGGGCGGCTTTTCTAG GGCATTTGGAGGTCCTGAAACTGCTGGTGGCACGGGGAGCAGACCTTGGCTGCAAGGACCGCAAGGGCTATGGGCTGCTCCATACAGCTGCTGCCAGTGGCCAGATTGAAGTGGTGAAGTACTTGCTACGGATGGGGGCTGAG ATTGATGAGCCCAACGCTTTTGGAAACACAGCTTTGCACATCGCCTGCTACCTGGGCCAGGATGCTGTGGCTATCGAGCTGGTGAACGCAGGAGCCAATGTCAACCAGCCAAATGACAAGGGCTTTACACCACTGCATGTGGCTGCGGTCTCCACCAATGGCGCGCTCTGCTTGGAGCTGTTGGTCAATAACGGGGCTGATGTCAACTACCAG AGCAAAGAAGGGAAAAGTCCTCTGCACATGGCAGCCATCCATGGCCGTTTCACCCGCTCCCAGATCCTCATCCAGAATG GCAGTGAGATTGATTGTGCCGACAAATTTGGGAACACGCCACTGCACGTGGCCGCTCGCTATGGACACGAGCTGCTCATCAGCACCCTCATGACCAACGGCGCGGATACCGCCCG gcGTGGCATCCACGACATGTTTCCCTTGCACTTAGCTGTTCTCTTTGGATTCTCTGACTGTTGTCGTAAGCTTCTTTCCTCAG GTCAGCTGTACAGCATTGTATCCTCACTCAGCAATGAGCACGTTCTTTCAGCTGGGTTTGACATCAATACACCTGACAACCTTGGCCGTACCTGTCTTCATGCTGCTGCTTCTGGAGG GAATGTTGAATGTCTTAATTTGCTGTTGAGCAGTGGAGCTGACTTGAGGAGGAGAGACAAATTTGGAAG GACCCCACTGCACTATGCAGCCGCCAATGGCAGCTACCAGTGCGCCGTCACACTGGTGACCGCCGGGGCAGGCGTCAATGAGGCTGACTGTAAAGGTTGCTCTCCGCTCCATTACGCTGCCGCCTCCGACACCTACAGGAG GGCGGAGCCCCACTCATCTTCCAGCCACGATGCTGAAGAGGACGAGCCACTGAAGGAGTCCCGCAGGAAGGAGGCCTTCTT CTGTTTGGAATTCTTACTGGATAACGGTGCAGACCCCTCCCTGCGGGACAGGCAGGGCTACACAGCCGTGCACTATGCAGCCGCCTATGGCAATAGACAGAACCTCGAACTG GCCTACAACGGTCACTGTGAAGCCCTGAAGACACTGGCCGAGACGCTGGTGAATCTGGATGTAAGGGACCACAAGGGCCGGACCGCGCTCTTCCTGGCCACTGAGCGAGGCTCCACTGAGTGTGTGGAGGTGCTAACGGCCCATGGCGCCTCTGCCCTCATCAAGGAGCGCAAGCGCAAGTGGACACCCCTGCACGCTGCTG CTGCCTCTGGCCACACTGATTCCCTGCACTTGCTGATCGACAGTGGGGAAAGAGCTGACATCACAGATGTCATGGATGCCTATGGACA AACCCCACTGATGCTGGCCATCATGAATGGCCACGTGGACTGTGTACATCTGCTGCTAGAGAAAGGATCCACAGCTGATGCTGCTGACCTCCGGGGCCGCACTGCCCTCCACCGTGGG GCAGTGACTGGCTGTGAGGACTGCCTGGCCGCCCTGCTGGACCACGATGCATTCGTGCTGTGCCGAGACTTCAAGGGCCGCACGCCCATTCATCTGGCCTCAGCTTGTGGCCACACTGCAGTACTGCGGACCCTGCTGCAGGCTGCCCTTTCCACAGACCCCCTGGATACCGGGGTGGATTACAGCGGATACTCGCCCATGCACTGGGCCTCCTACACTG GACATGAAGATTGTCTGGAGTTGTTACTTGAACACAGCCCGTTTTCATACCTGGAAGGAAACCCCTTCACTCCTTTGCACTGTGCAGT aATTAATAACCAGGACAGCACCACAGAGATGCTGCTGGGAGCTCTGGGTGCCAAGATTGTGAACAGCCGAGATGCCAAAGGACG GACCCCTCTTCACGCCGCTGCCTTCGCGGACAACGTCTCTGGGCTCCGGATGCTGCTGCAGCATCAAGCCGAGGTGAACGCCACTGACCACACTGGCCGCACCGCGCTCATGACGGCGGCTGAGAATGGGCAGACCGCTGCTGTGG aatttctgctgtaTCGAGGGAAGGCAGACCTTACTGTGCTGGATGAGAACAAGAACACTGCCCTCCACTTGGCCTGTAGCAAGGTACCACCGGCAGTGCAG GGCCACGAGAAATGTGCCCTCATGATCCTGGCAGAAACCCAAGACCTTGGCCTTATCAATGCTACCAACAGTGCGCTGCAGAT gCCCCTACACATTGCCGCCCGGAATGGTCTAGCTTCTGTGGTGCAGGCCCTGCTGAGTCGTGGGGCCACAGTGCTGGCTGTGGATGAAGAAG GTCATACCCCGGCATTGGCCTGCGCCCCCAACAAAGATGTGGCAGACTGCCTGGCCTTGATCCTTTCCACCATGAAGCCTTTCCCACCCAAGGACGCCGTCAGTCCTTTCAGCTTCAGCCTGCTCAAGAACTGTGGCATCGCAGCAGCCAAGACG ATGGATGCATCCTGCACCCTCCAGGCCCCTCCTCCCCATACCTGCTTTGAGCCCTCCTCCTGCCACATCCTGGTTTTCTATGCTGTTTTGGTGCAAGTACAACTGTCGTAG
- the ANKRD52 gene encoding serine/threonine-protein phosphatase 6 regulatory ankyrin repeat subunit C isoform X1: MGILSITDQPPLVQAIFSRDVEEVRSLLSQKENINVLDQERRTPLHAAAYVGDVPILQLLLMSGANVNAKDTLWLTPLHRAAASRNEKVLGLLLAHSADVNARDKLWQTPLHVAAANRATKCAEALAPLLSSLNVADRSGRSALHHAVHSGHLETVNLLLSKGASLNVCDKKERQPLHWAAFLGHLEVLKLLVARGADLGCKDRKGYGLLHTAAASGQIEVVKYLLRMGAEIDEPNAFGNTALHIACYLGQDAVAIELVNAGANVNQPNDKGFTPLHVAAVSTNGALCLELLVNNGADVNYQSKEGKSPLHMAAIHGRFTRSQILIQNGSEIDCADKFGNTPLHVAARYGHELLISTLMTNGADTARRGIHDMFPLHLAVLFGFSDCCRKLLSSGQLYSIVSSLSNEHVLSAGFDINTPDNLGRTCLHAAASGGNVECLNLLLSSGADLRRRDKFGRTPLHYAAANGSYQCAVTLVTAGAGVNEADCKGCSPLHYAAASDTYRRAEPHSSSSHDAEEDEPLKESRRKEAFFCLEFLLDNGADPSLRDRQGYTAVHYAAAYGNRQNLELLLEMSFNCLEDVESTIPVSPLHLAAYNGHCEALKTLAETLVNLDVRDHKGRTALFLATERGSTECVEVLTAHGASALIKERKRKWTPLHAAAASGHTDSLHLLIDSGERADITDVMDAYGQTPLMLAIMNGHVDCVHLLLEKGSTADAADLRGRTALHRGAVTGCEDCLAALLDHDAFVLCRDFKGRTPIHLASACGHTAVLRTLLQAALSTDPLDTGVDYSGYSPMHWASYTGHEDCLELLLEHSPFSYLEGNPFTPLHCAVINNQDSTTEMLLGALGAKIVNSRDAKGRTPLHAAAFADNVSGLRMLLQHQAEVNATDHTGRTALMTAAENGQTAAVEFLLYRGKADLTVLDENKNTALHLACSKVPPAVQGHEKCALMILAETQDLGLINATNSALQMPLHIAARNGLASVVQALLSRGATVLAVDEEGHTPALACAPNKDVADCLALILSTMKPFPPKDAVSPFSFSLLKNCGIAAAKTMDASCTLQAPPPHTCFEPSSCHILVFYAVLVQVQLS, encoded by the exons ATGGGGATCCTCAGCATCACGGACCAG CCGCCCCTGGTCCAGGCCATCTTTAGCCGAGATGTGGAGGAAGTGCGTTCCCTCCTCTCGCAGAAGGAGAACATCAATGTGCTG GACCAAGAGAGGCGAACCCCACTTCATGCTGCTGCCTACGTAGGCGATGTCCCCATCCTCCAGTTGCTACTGATGTCAG GTGCTAACGTCAATGCTAAGGACACACTGTGGCTGACCCCTCTTCATCGTGCTGCTGCCTCCCGAAATGAG AAGGTGCTGGGATTGCTGCTGGCACATTCAGCAGATGTGAACGCCCGGGACAAGCTGTGGCAGACACCATTGCATGTGGCCGCTGCCAACCGGGCCACCAAGTGTGCTGAGGCTCTGGCACCATTATTGAGCAGCCTCAACGTGGCTGACAGGAGCGGGCGCAGTGCCCTGCACCACGCAGTGCATAGTGGGCATCTGGAG ACGGTGAACCTGCTCCTCAGTAAGGGAGCCAGCCTGAATGTCTGTGACAAAAAGGAGCGGCAGCCTCTGCACTGGGCGGCTTTTCTAG GGCATTTGGAGGTCCTGAAACTGCTGGTGGCACGGGGAGCAGACCTTGGCTGCAAGGACCGCAAGGGCTATGGGCTGCTCCATACAGCTGCTGCCAGTGGCCAGATTGAAGTGGTGAAGTACTTGCTACGGATGGGGGCTGAG ATTGATGAGCCCAACGCTTTTGGAAACACAGCTTTGCACATCGCCTGCTACCTGGGCCAGGATGCTGTGGCTATCGAGCTGGTGAACGCAGGAGCCAATGTCAACCAGCCAAATGACAAGGGCTTTACACCACTGCATGTGGCTGCGGTCTCCACCAATGGCGCGCTCTGCTTGGAGCTGTTGGTCAATAACGGGGCTGATGTCAACTACCAG AGCAAAGAAGGGAAAAGTCCTCTGCACATGGCAGCCATCCATGGCCGTTTCACCCGCTCCCAGATCCTCATCCAGAATG GCAGTGAGATTGATTGTGCCGACAAATTTGGGAACACGCCACTGCACGTGGCCGCTCGCTATGGACACGAGCTGCTCATCAGCACCCTCATGACCAACGGCGCGGATACCGCCCG gcGTGGCATCCACGACATGTTTCCCTTGCACTTAGCTGTTCTCTTTGGATTCTCTGACTGTTGTCGTAAGCTTCTTTCCTCAG GTCAGCTGTACAGCATTGTATCCTCACTCAGCAATGAGCACGTTCTTTCAGCTGGGTTTGACATCAATACACCTGACAACCTTGGCCGTACCTGTCTTCATGCTGCTGCTTCTGGAGG GAATGTTGAATGTCTTAATTTGCTGTTGAGCAGTGGAGCTGACTTGAGGAGGAGAGACAAATTTGGAAG GACCCCACTGCACTATGCAGCCGCCAATGGCAGCTACCAGTGCGCCGTCACACTGGTGACCGCCGGGGCAGGCGTCAATGAGGCTGACTGTAAAGGTTGCTCTCCGCTCCATTACGCTGCCGCCTCCGACACCTACAGGAG GGCGGAGCCCCACTCATCTTCCAGCCACGATGCTGAAGAGGACGAGCCACTGAAGGAGTCCCGCAGGAAGGAGGCCTTCTT CTGTTTGGAATTCTTACTGGATAACGGTGCAGACCCCTCCCTGCGGGACAGGCAGGGCTACACAGCCGTGCACTATGCAGCCGCCTATGGCAATAGACAGAACCTCGAACTG CTCTTAGAAATGTCCTTTAACTGCCTGGAGGATGTAGAGAGCACCATTCCAGTCAGCCCTTTGCACTTAGCT GCCTACAACGGTCACTGTGAAGCCCTGAAGACACTGGCCGAGACGCTGGTGAATCTGGATGTAAGGGACCACAAGGGCCGGACCGCGCTCTTCCTGGCCACTGAGCGAGGCTCCACTGAGTGTGTGGAGGTGCTAACGGCCCATGGCGCCTCTGCCCTCATCAAGGAGCGCAAGCGCAAGTGGACACCCCTGCACGCTGCTG CTGCCTCTGGCCACACTGATTCCCTGCACTTGCTGATCGACAGTGGGGAAAGAGCTGACATCACAGATGTCATGGATGCCTATGGACA AACCCCACTGATGCTGGCCATCATGAATGGCCACGTGGACTGTGTACATCTGCTGCTAGAGAAAGGATCCACAGCTGATGCTGCTGACCTCCGGGGCCGCACTGCCCTCCACCGTGGG GCAGTGACTGGCTGTGAGGACTGCCTGGCCGCCCTGCTGGACCACGATGCATTCGTGCTGTGCCGAGACTTCAAGGGCCGCACGCCCATTCATCTGGCCTCAGCTTGTGGCCACACTGCAGTACTGCGGACCCTGCTGCAGGCTGCCCTTTCCACAGACCCCCTGGATACCGGGGTGGATTACAGCGGATACTCGCCCATGCACTGGGCCTCCTACACTG GACATGAAGATTGTCTGGAGTTGTTACTTGAACACAGCCCGTTTTCATACCTGGAAGGAAACCCCTTCACTCCTTTGCACTGTGCAGT aATTAATAACCAGGACAGCACCACAGAGATGCTGCTGGGAGCTCTGGGTGCCAAGATTGTGAACAGCCGAGATGCCAAAGGACG GACCCCTCTTCACGCCGCTGCCTTCGCGGACAACGTCTCTGGGCTCCGGATGCTGCTGCAGCATCAAGCCGAGGTGAACGCCACTGACCACACTGGCCGCACCGCGCTCATGACGGCGGCTGAGAATGGGCAGACCGCTGCTGTGG aatttctgctgtaTCGAGGGAAGGCAGACCTTACTGTGCTGGATGAGAACAAGAACACTGCCCTCCACTTGGCCTGTAGCAAGGTACCACCGGCAGTGCAG GGCCACGAGAAATGTGCCCTCATGATCCTGGCAGAAACCCAAGACCTTGGCCTTATCAATGCTACCAACAGTGCGCTGCAGAT gCCCCTACACATTGCCGCCCGGAATGGTCTAGCTTCTGTGGTGCAGGCCCTGCTGAGTCGTGGGGCCACAGTGCTGGCTGTGGATGAAGAAG GTCATACCCCGGCATTGGCCTGCGCCCCCAACAAAGATGTGGCAGACTGCCTGGCCTTGATCCTTTCCACCATGAAGCCTTTCCCACCCAAGGACGCCGTCAGTCCTTTCAGCTTCAGCCTGCTCAAGAACTGTGGCATCGCAGCAGCCAAGACG ATGGATGCATCCTGCACCCTCCAGGCCCCTCCTCCCCATACCTGCTTTGAGCCCTCCTCCTGCCACATCCTGGTTTTCTATGCTGTTTTGGTGCAAGTACAACTGTCGTAG
- the ANKRD52 gene encoding serine/threonine-protein phosphatase 6 regulatory ankyrin repeat subunit C isoform X2 has translation MGILSITDQPPLVQAIFSRDVEEVRSLLSQKENINVLDQERRTPLHAAAYVGDVPILQLLLMSGANVNAKDTLWLTPLHRAAASRNEKVLGLLLAHSADVNARDKLWQTPLHVAAANRATKCAEALAPLLSSLNVADRSGRSALHHAVHSGHLETVNLLLSKGASLNVCDKKERQPLHWAAFLGHLEVLKLLVARGADLGCKDRKGYGLLHTAAASGQIEVVKYLLRMGAEIDEPNAFGNTALHIACYLGQDAVAIELVNAGANVNQPNDKGFTPLHVAAVSTNGALCLELLVNNGADVNYQSKEGKSPLHMAAIHGRFTRSQILIQNGSEIDCADKFGNTPLHVAARYGHELLISTLMTNGADTARRGIHDMFPLHLAVLFGFSDCCRKLLSSGQLYSIVSSLSNEHVLSAGFDINTPDNLGRTCLHAAASGGNVECLNLLLSSGADLRRRDKFGRTPLHYAAANGSYQCAVTLVTAGAGVNEADCKGCSPLHYAAASDTYRRAEPHSSSSHDAEEDEPLKESRRKEAFFCLEFLLDNGADPSLRDRQGYTAVHYAAAYGNRQNLELLLEMSFNCLEDVESTIPVSPLHLAAYNGHCEALKTLAETLVNLDVRDHKGRTALFLATERGSTECVEVLTAHGASALIKERKRKWTPLHAAAASGHTDSLHLLIDSGERADITDVMDAYGQTPLMLAIMNGHVDCVHLLLEKGSTADAADLRGRTALHRGAVTGCEDCLAALLDHDAFVLCRDFKGRTPIHLASACGHTAVLRTLLQAALSTDPLDTGVDYSGYSPMHWASYTGHEDCLELLLEHSPFSYLEGNPFTPLHCAVINNQDSTTEMLLGALGAKIVNSRDAKGRTPLHAAAFADNVSGLRMLLQHQAEVNATDHTGRTALMTAAENGQTAAVEFLLYRGKADLTVLDENKNTALHLACSKGHEKCALMILAETQDLGLINATNSALQMPLHIAARNGLASVVQALLSRGATVLAVDEEGHTPALACAPNKDVADCLALILSTMKPFPPKDAVSPFSFSLLKNCGIAAAKTMDASCTLQAPPPHTCFEPSSCHILVFYAVLVQVQLS, from the exons ATGGGGATCCTCAGCATCACGGACCAG CCGCCCCTGGTCCAGGCCATCTTTAGCCGAGATGTGGAGGAAGTGCGTTCCCTCCTCTCGCAGAAGGAGAACATCAATGTGCTG GACCAAGAGAGGCGAACCCCACTTCATGCTGCTGCCTACGTAGGCGATGTCCCCATCCTCCAGTTGCTACTGATGTCAG GTGCTAACGTCAATGCTAAGGACACACTGTGGCTGACCCCTCTTCATCGTGCTGCTGCCTCCCGAAATGAG AAGGTGCTGGGATTGCTGCTGGCACATTCAGCAGATGTGAACGCCCGGGACAAGCTGTGGCAGACACCATTGCATGTGGCCGCTGCCAACCGGGCCACCAAGTGTGCTGAGGCTCTGGCACCATTATTGAGCAGCCTCAACGTGGCTGACAGGAGCGGGCGCAGTGCCCTGCACCACGCAGTGCATAGTGGGCATCTGGAG ACGGTGAACCTGCTCCTCAGTAAGGGAGCCAGCCTGAATGTCTGTGACAAAAAGGAGCGGCAGCCTCTGCACTGGGCGGCTTTTCTAG GGCATTTGGAGGTCCTGAAACTGCTGGTGGCACGGGGAGCAGACCTTGGCTGCAAGGACCGCAAGGGCTATGGGCTGCTCCATACAGCTGCTGCCAGTGGCCAGATTGAAGTGGTGAAGTACTTGCTACGGATGGGGGCTGAG ATTGATGAGCCCAACGCTTTTGGAAACACAGCTTTGCACATCGCCTGCTACCTGGGCCAGGATGCTGTGGCTATCGAGCTGGTGAACGCAGGAGCCAATGTCAACCAGCCAAATGACAAGGGCTTTACACCACTGCATGTGGCTGCGGTCTCCACCAATGGCGCGCTCTGCTTGGAGCTGTTGGTCAATAACGGGGCTGATGTCAACTACCAG AGCAAAGAAGGGAAAAGTCCTCTGCACATGGCAGCCATCCATGGCCGTTTCACCCGCTCCCAGATCCTCATCCAGAATG GCAGTGAGATTGATTGTGCCGACAAATTTGGGAACACGCCACTGCACGTGGCCGCTCGCTATGGACACGAGCTGCTCATCAGCACCCTCATGACCAACGGCGCGGATACCGCCCG gcGTGGCATCCACGACATGTTTCCCTTGCACTTAGCTGTTCTCTTTGGATTCTCTGACTGTTGTCGTAAGCTTCTTTCCTCAG GTCAGCTGTACAGCATTGTATCCTCACTCAGCAATGAGCACGTTCTTTCAGCTGGGTTTGACATCAATACACCTGACAACCTTGGCCGTACCTGTCTTCATGCTGCTGCTTCTGGAGG GAATGTTGAATGTCTTAATTTGCTGTTGAGCAGTGGAGCTGACTTGAGGAGGAGAGACAAATTTGGAAG GACCCCACTGCACTATGCAGCCGCCAATGGCAGCTACCAGTGCGCCGTCACACTGGTGACCGCCGGGGCAGGCGTCAATGAGGCTGACTGTAAAGGTTGCTCTCCGCTCCATTACGCTGCCGCCTCCGACACCTACAGGAG GGCGGAGCCCCACTCATCTTCCAGCCACGATGCTGAAGAGGACGAGCCACTGAAGGAGTCCCGCAGGAAGGAGGCCTTCTT CTGTTTGGAATTCTTACTGGATAACGGTGCAGACCCCTCCCTGCGGGACAGGCAGGGCTACACAGCCGTGCACTATGCAGCCGCCTATGGCAATAGACAGAACCTCGAACTG CTCTTAGAAATGTCCTTTAACTGCCTGGAGGATGTAGAGAGCACCATTCCAGTCAGCCCTTTGCACTTAGCT GCCTACAACGGTCACTGTGAAGCCCTGAAGACACTGGCCGAGACGCTGGTGAATCTGGATGTAAGGGACCACAAGGGCCGGACCGCGCTCTTCCTGGCCACTGAGCGAGGCTCCACTGAGTGTGTGGAGGTGCTAACGGCCCATGGCGCCTCTGCCCTCATCAAGGAGCGCAAGCGCAAGTGGACACCCCTGCACGCTGCTG CTGCCTCTGGCCACACTGATTCCCTGCACTTGCTGATCGACAGTGGGGAAAGAGCTGACATCACAGATGTCATGGATGCCTATGGACA AACCCCACTGATGCTGGCCATCATGAATGGCCACGTGGACTGTGTACATCTGCTGCTAGAGAAAGGATCCACAGCTGATGCTGCTGACCTCCGGGGCCGCACTGCCCTCCACCGTGGG GCAGTGACTGGCTGTGAGGACTGCCTGGCCGCCCTGCTGGACCACGATGCATTCGTGCTGTGCCGAGACTTCAAGGGCCGCACGCCCATTCATCTGGCCTCAGCTTGTGGCCACACTGCAGTACTGCGGACCCTGCTGCAGGCTGCCCTTTCCACAGACCCCCTGGATACCGGGGTGGATTACAGCGGATACTCGCCCATGCACTGGGCCTCCTACACTG GACATGAAGATTGTCTGGAGTTGTTACTTGAACACAGCCCGTTTTCATACCTGGAAGGAAACCCCTTCACTCCTTTGCACTGTGCAGT aATTAATAACCAGGACAGCACCACAGAGATGCTGCTGGGAGCTCTGGGTGCCAAGATTGTGAACAGCCGAGATGCCAAAGGACG GACCCCTCTTCACGCCGCTGCCTTCGCGGACAACGTCTCTGGGCTCCGGATGCTGCTGCAGCATCAAGCCGAGGTGAACGCCACTGACCACACTGGCCGCACCGCGCTCATGACGGCGGCTGAGAATGGGCAGACCGCTGCTGTGG aatttctgctgtaTCGAGGGAAGGCAGACCTTACTGTGCTGGATGAGAACAAGAACACTGCCCTCCACTTGGCCTGTAGCAAG GGCCACGAGAAATGTGCCCTCATGATCCTGGCAGAAACCCAAGACCTTGGCCTTATCAATGCTACCAACAGTGCGCTGCAGAT gCCCCTACACATTGCCGCCCGGAATGGTCTAGCTTCTGTGGTGCAGGCCCTGCTGAGTCGTGGGGCCACAGTGCTGGCTGTGGATGAAGAAG GTCATACCCCGGCATTGGCCTGCGCCCCCAACAAAGATGTGGCAGACTGCCTGGCCTTGATCCTTTCCACCATGAAGCCTTTCCCACCCAAGGACGCCGTCAGTCCTTTCAGCTTCAGCCTGCTCAAGAACTGTGGCATCGCAGCAGCCAAGACG ATGGATGCATCCTGCACCCTCCAGGCCCCTCCTCCCCATACCTGCTTTGAGCCCTCCTCCTGCCACATCCTGGTTTTCTATGCTGTTTTGGTGCAAGTACAACTGTCGTAG